The following nucleotide sequence is from Capricornis sumatraensis isolate serow.1 chromosome 5, serow.2, whole genome shotgun sequence.
tgtatagtccatggggtcacaaagaatcggacacaactgagcgactttcacttagtGATCTGAGGTCATCAGTAGGCTGAGAATCTCTGGCTGGGGAGGCAAGAGGCAGAGGATACTGTAGGGAGAGACCTGGAAGTGCATAGCTGTATTAGAGATGGGCTTCTGTTGGTGTGTGAAGACGGTGGAGTTGGGGATAAAGCAAATGTGAATAAAGAGATAGGGAGGCACACCTAGGACCGATGATACAGGCTAACCTGGCTCACTTGTCTGCACCAGACAGCTGATTCTCCCAGGCATGCATGAGACAGGGGTGACTCTCTACTCCACGATCATATCACCAGTTCTCAGCCCACAAAGTCCTAATTGCCTTTTGAGattcacataaaataaaaatctccaaTCCACTTAAATCTTTAAATTTATCCCTGAATTGAAAAGCCATACCCTTGCTTACCCTGTGAGTTGGTCAGCTAGTGGGAAAACTCCTTATTGGGAGGAGACTTTCTGGAGGACCTCCATGGGCCCTAGGGAACCAAGTCTCCAATGACAGTCTCTTTGGATGTGCAGAAACATCTGCATTCAAGCTGCTGGGGGGCGACAATCCCCTGCCGGTACAGAGGGCCAGGTCTGCACTAATGTCTTCTCTCCTTGCCATCACACACCTGAGTGAGTGTGTGGGTGCATGGTTATTTGCCGCTGGGGTCAGGAATGAGAGGGCAGCATCTGTGTTCAATGCGTATATACAGTGGATGAAGAAACATCTGCAAATACTGATTTCTTTGAACACAATGTGACTATCCAGtacatttatttcttccattcagttcaattcaagcAAATGAATATGTACGCAGACTCTGCCCTGGGGCGGTTCTGCCCTTGGTTCATGGAGGAGTCTAGGGGATGAGAGGGCAAACGGTCCTCATCTGCTTTCAGGAGCAAAAGCAGTTCAGTGACAGGATGGAGTCAAAGGCAGTCTGAGGTCAGGAGGAAAACACCTAAAATTAACAGTGGCTGTTAGGCTCTGCGGAGAGGGGAGTTCAGGGACCACTAGGTAACAGTGGAAGTTTCATGTGGGTGATTTGCCTGGCACACCTTTGAGGTTGGTAGATTAGGAGAGGtgggagagaaaagaagggaatgcGTGCCCTGAAGCAGCAACACACCTGAGATGAGCGTGATTATCACTGCAAGGGATGAAGTGTTATTTACAATGTGTCGGGAATGACCTCACCAAAGGCATCAGGCAGCTACCTGCAGAGCAGGTACAGCAGGAACAGGGCGCCCAGCAGGGCGGCCAGGCCCAGTTTACACCAGCCATGGGCCACCGCCACAGCCCGGCCAGAGGCCAGTCGCTCCGACACCCTGCGCAGCCTCTCCTTGCGGCTCAGCCGCCCAGGGTCTGCGCCAGGTGGTACAAGTCGTTGGTGTAGGGGGCGCCGCCATGGTCCCTCTCCAGCTCCTCCACCAGCCTCATCAGCTCCCCGACCTGCGCCTCCCGCTCCCCGTCGGCCGCTCGGTTGTCGAAGGCGCAGCAGCGGCCCCTGCACTCGGCCACCAGCTCCCGGAGGGCGCGGTTGTCAGTGTCGCGCACGTACTGCTGCAGCGAGCTCCCCACCAGGTCCTCCCTGCGGGTGAAGACCACGACGGTGCGCGCCGCGATGCCCGCCCCAAAGAACGCCTTCACCCCTTGCCAGGCCCGCAGGTCCTGGGAGGTGAAAAGGCCGAGCTGGGTCACCAGGAGCACGGCGTGGGGCCCAGGGGCCGACAGCAGGTAGCAGCGGCTTCTCTCCTCGAAGCCCGGGTATGCCTGGGTGATCTCGGGGCTGAAGAGGTCGGGGGTGTCGAGGACTTCCACGTCCCACGAGGCCCAGCGGCAGCTCCCCGTGGCGCAGGCCCTGGTCACCGCCGTGGCCGCGAGCCTGGAGAGGAAGTGCTTCCGCTGGAGGATGCTGTTGCCCGTGGCGCTCTTCCCGGTCCCTGACCTCCCGGCCAGGAGGAGGCGCAGCCTGCGCTCCTGCAGGGCGGACCTGAACTCCTGGAAACCTGTGGGCACCGGTGGTCTGTAAGCTTCGGAACCTGAGAGCAACATGTCCCGGTCCCCAGGTCTCCTCGACGCCTTGCGAGCAAAGGAGAACAGAGCGCTTCCACGGTTGTGTTTGGGACCAAACCTTTactggtttcccttgtggctcatctggtaaagaatctgcctgggttgggaagatcccctggagaagggaaaggctgcccactccaaaaattctggcctggagaattccacggactgtatagtccctggggttggaaagagttggacaggactgagcgattttcagTGTCACCTGGAATTAAACATTAACATGTATGACTGTGACTTCTCTTTCCTTGATGATAATAAAAATCTCCAAGGATCACTGAAGGGAGAAAACTACCTGTAAGAACTAGAAAATATCAAGAAGAGTCTCTATAGGCTATGGTCTGAATATTTGTGTGCATCCTCTCCCACCTCAACATTCACAGGTTGAAAACCTAGTCTGGAGAGAGTATTAGGAGGTGATGTCACTGGGAGGGTCTTAGGTCAGGAGGGTATATTCCTCATGATTGGAATTAGTGCCTTGTTCTAATTGATTGTTCTAACTGAGTGTGAGGGCACAGTTAGAAGCTGGCATTCTGCAACCTCAGAGAGGACTCTCCCCCAAACCCAACCATGAtcatggacttccagcctccagaactgtgaggaataaatgtctgttgtttttaagccacccagactctctctctctgtttaaaATAGAGGTCCAAAGAGAGGAAGGCAGTgtctaaacaaacaaaccagcaaACCGACACACGCAAGGTCAAAATAAAAAGAGTGGGTTTTCCCTTTGCTAGGAATCCATTTTCTACTGAAAACTGCCGGTCATTTTACCATTTCTCACAGATGAACAATACATCAAGACAGCTAAACACATTTTAAGGATGTTTTGAAGTGGTACAACTTTATTGTTTAAAACTATGTGATGGAATAAACATGAAATTTCTGAAAACTGATTCCTTTGAAATCCCCCTTCAGATCCAAGTGTCCAGGTCCTTTCTTGCCAGGTGACCTGCAAGACTGAGTTCACACCGTCACCGCCTCGGGCCGGCGCCTGCAGAGCAGGTACAGCAGGACCAGGGCGCCCAGCAGGGCGGCCAGTCCCAGCTTATACCTAGTCCCTGGCCCCGCCTTGGTCCACCGCCACAGCCCGGCCACAGGCCAGCGGTCCGGCCACGTCTGCGCGGGGGCAGCTAATTGCTCCACCACCCTGCGCAGCCTCTCCTCGCGGCTCAGCCCGCCCAGGGTCTGCGCCAGGCGATACACGTCGTTGGTGTAGGGGACGCCGCCCTGGTCCCTCACCAGCTCCACCACGAGGCCCATCAGCTCCCCGACCTGCGCCTCCCGCTCCCCGTCGGCCGCTCGGTTGTCGAAGGCGCAGCAGCGGCCCCTGCACTCggccaccagctcccggagcgCGCGGTTGTCAGTGTCGCGCACGTACTGCTGCAGCGAGCCCCCCGCCAGGTCCTCCCTGTGGGTGAAGACCACGACGGTGCGAGCCGCGATGCCCGCCCCAAAGAACGCCTTCACCCCTTGCCAGGCCCGCAGGTCCTGGGAGGTGAAGCGGCCCAGCTGGGTCACCAAGAGCACGGCGTGGGGCCCCGGGGCCGACAGCAGGTAGCAGCGGCCTCTCTCCTCGAAGCCAGGGTCTGCCTGGGCGACTTCGGGGCTGAAGAGGTCGGGGGTGTCGAGGACTTCCACGTCCCACGAGGCCCAGCGGCAGCTCCCCGTGGCGCAGGCCCTGGTCACCGCCGTGGCCGCGAGCCTGGAGAGGAAGTGCTTCCGCTGGAGGATGCTGTTGCCCGTGGCGCTCTTCCCGGTCCCTGACCTCCCGGCCAGGAGGAGGCGCAGCCTGCGCTCCTGCAGGGCGGACCTGAACTCCTGGAAACCTGTGGGCACCGGTGGTCTGTAAGCTTCGGGATCTGAGAGCAACATGTCCTGGTCCCCAGGTCTCCTGGACGCCTTGCGAGCAAAGGAGAACAGAGCGCTTCCACGGTTGTGTTTGGGACCAAACCTTTactggtttcccttgtggctcatctggtaatgaatctgcctgcagcgcgggagacctgggttccatccctgggttgggaagatcccctggagaagggaaaggctgcccactccaaaaattctggcctggagaattgcatggactgtctagtcatgggattgcagagtcagacatgactaggcgactttcactttactgacTGACCTGTGTGAGATGTGGGCACTCCAAGGAGATCTCTACCCCTCTATTTCTCTCATCTTTGGCATCACACGTGCACCTGTGCTCCAGCAGCTGCTGAACCTCTCTCTAGAGAATGCACCTTTGTAATACAGGCCAATACTTCATGTGATATGATCTGTCATCCAGGCTGTGCAGAGCTggtccttctttttctttatgcccTCCCACTGGGGAAAAGGGTGGGGCAGTCAGCCCAGCCCGGAGGGACATCTGGAGTCCCATAGCTGGGGGTTTGAATCATAGACTGTCCTCTACCAGCCTTGTAACCCTGGGAGCTGCTTAATTTAAGTGTTAAACCTCTTCTGCACAAACGGAATCAATATTGTAGTGCTATCCTCACAGGGCATCAGAAAATAAGATGAGCTCaactctcttcc
It contains:
- the LOC138079773 gene encoding GTPase IMAP family member 1-like; this translates as MGGRKVARDEENAYGFQEFRSALQERRLRLLLAGRSGTGKSATGNSILQRKHFLSRLAATAVTRACATGSCRWASWDVEVLDTPDLFSPEVAQADPGFEERGRCYLLSAPGPHAVLLVTQLGRFTSQDLRAWQGVKAFFGAGIAARTVVVFTHREDLAGGSLQQYVRDTDNRALRELVAECRGRCCAFDNRAADGEREAQVGELMGLVVELVRDQGGVPYTNDVYRLAQTLGGLSREERLRRVVEQLAAPAQTWPDRWPVAGLWRWTKAGPGTRYKLGLAALLGALVLLYLLCRRRPEAVTV